The sequence TTTCAAGTACCAACGGCGCTTGAATTTACCGTCGCGGTAGGCGTTGGCGTATGCGTCATCATGTTCGTAGCGGCGGGCCAACTCTTCGTTCTCGTCATAAAACTTCTCGGCCCCGTCGGATGCGCGGATCAGCCATTGTACAACCTCTTGGAACGAAATCACCCTTTGCATGGTGTGTGCCCAGTAGTATTCGTGAATGTCCAGCTCCATCGAGGATTCGTCATCTTGGGAGAGTTTGATGTAATCATGCATTTCATCGCAGAGACGCATGCGGTGGTGCTTCAACTGAATGCGAGTCTGCTTCGAAGATTGGAGCGACTCGACAAGGTTGCGCGTGAAGACGTCTAATGTCTCGTAGACACCTTGCTCCCCCATGCCGTGGATGATCAAAATGCAGATCTTTTTCTTGTCCATCGTAAAACCTCCCTCCCTAAAATTAAACCACTACTTTTCACTGACAGAACGTCATTTGGAACTTGTAATATAGAAGGGGGTTGGTGTCAAGATTTACAACCTCTCCCACGAAAAAAAAGAATCCCTCTAGCGTAGAGGGATTCTTTTTACACTACTTCAACCCGCTCAGGCGTTCCAATTGCGAGAGGATCGCCATGAGATCGTGATCGCCAAGCCCGTTGGCTTTGGCGGCGACGTAAGTTTGATGCGAGGCGGAAGTCGCCGGGAGGGCGGCTTCCGACTTTTTTGCCACGTCGAGAGCGAGACCGAAGTCTTTTTCCATGTGCTTGAGGGCGAACGCCGCCGGGAATTCATCGGCGAGGATGCTCGGAGTCTTGCCCAGCACGATCGGAGCCGCCACGGCCGTCTGCGCGATCGCGTTGAGCAGCGTCGCACGGTCGAGGCCTGCCTTGCTGCCGAGTACGAGCGCTTCGGAGAGGCCCTGCAAGAACACACCGAGCATCAGGTTGATCGCGAGTTTCGCGTTGGCCCCCTGCCCGTTCTCTCCGAAGTGGAACGACGCTTTGCCGAGCACGTCGAACATAGGCTTGTGAACTTCGTAGGCCGCTTCGTCACCGCCGACGAGGATGACGAGCGTCCCGTCCTTCGCCGGACCAACCGAGCCGGACACCGGAGCTTCGAGAAATTTCACGCCCTGCTCTGCGAACGCCGCCGCTGCTTTCTGCACCGGTTCGGGCCCCACGGTGCTCATGTCGATCACTGTTTGTCCCTCGCGCACGCCGCCGAGCAAACCGCCCTCGCCGTACAGAACTTCCTCAAGCGTTGCCCCGTCCGAAACCATCGTGATCACAGTGTCCACTTGACGCGCGAGGTCTCGCGGAGATTCTGCGATCTTGGCACCGAGTTGTGCAAAGGGTTCCGCTTTGGAACGGGTGCGGTTGTAGACGGTGACGTCAAAGCCCGCGTTCAAGAGCCTCGTCACCATCGGTTGCCCCATGTTGCCAAGTCCGATCCAACCCAATTTCAAGTTCATCTATGTACCCTCCTCCAAGCTGTTCTCCCAATTGTACCATAACTTCCGAAACACGAAAAAAAGCCACCTCAGCGACTCGCGAGGCGGCTCTTGCAGATTCTAGTTGTGGTTCATGTCGATGCTGACCAGATGGGTCTGTTCGAGGGAGACCTCCATCTCTTTCTCGTCCTTCAAGCTCATGAGGACGGAAGAACTCTGGTTCAGAGTCTCGTACAGTTTGCTGCTGTCGCCGATCACTTTGATCGTGAACGGCGACTGGATGCGACGTTCGCTCACCGCGGTCAACGTACCGCGGGTGATGATCTCCGTGTACGGCTTGACGAGGATGCCGTTGATCTCCACGATCTGTCCGCCGCCGGTGTAAATCTCCTGGACGAGACGGTGCAGGTCGTAGTTCGACTCGATCTCGCTCTGGGTCGCGCCCTTGCGCACGAGAAGCGCTTGCTTGTCGTTGAGCACGATCTCCACACCTTCACCGATAAACTGGCCGTTGAGGTGCGGAATCGTCTGACGCAAGAGGCGGTCACTGCTGTCGCCCTTCTTGAGCGCAATTTCTTGCGCCATCTGTTGGGTTGCGTTGAACCCGCTGAGAGTCTCCTCGTTGTCGGCAAGCAACTGGCCGTTCGGAGAGCTTGGCATCAACTTCCACACGAGCAGGACGGCAAGCGTTGCCCCGGCCAGCGTACACGTAAGCCGTAGACTTGGCAGTGCGAAACGGAGCTGGCGTTTCCGAACGACCGTCTCTTCCTGACGAGCTTCGGCTAACACCCTCGTGAGAAGTTCTTGCTTGAGTCCGGCGCGAGGTTGAGACCTCGGCAGGTTGGCCAACGCTTCTTGAAGTGACTCCATGTCATGAGTTGGCTTCGGCTGTCTATCTGAATTACGGAAGTTCATGTACCCACCTCCTTTGACGGTAGAGGGTGGAGGTGTATGGGAAAGGACGGATCGGAGGCGAGTAGGCTACGCAGTTTTCGCAACGCGCGAAAGTGCGTAACTTTGACGCTGGTTTCGCTGCAACCCATGATATCGGCCGTTTCCTTGACGGAAAATCCCTGAATCCCCCGCAGTACGATCACTGTGCGGTAAGAATCCTTGATTTGGTCGAGGGCCTGTTGCAACTTGCGCATCGCTTCCTTCTCTTCCAAGACGTCTGACGGCGAATCGCCGGTCTCCGGCAGTTGCCAGAGATATTCGTCCTCGGTGCTCGGGAGGGGTTTCTTGCGCACGATCCAATTGCGGATCGTGTTGCGCGCAATCGCAAACAACCAAGTGCGCATCTCGGAGTCCCCGCGGAAATTCGCCAAGCCGCGGTACGCCTTCACGAATACTTCCTGTGTGAGGTCCTCCGCGTCTTGCTTCCGGGAGATCGAGTACGAGACGAAATGATAGACGTCAAGAAAATAGCGGTCGTACAGATCGTGAAAAAGATCCTCAAGCTCTCTGGAGCGATCTTCCGGTTCAAGCATGCGCACACTCACTCCC comes from Tumebacillus amylolyticus and encodes:
- a CDS encoding NAD(P)-dependent oxidoreductase, with the protein product MNLKLGWIGLGNMGQPMVTRLLNAGFDVTVYNRTRSKAEPFAQLGAKIAESPRDLARQVDTVITMVSDGATLEEVLYGEGGLLGGVREGQTVIDMSTVGPEPVQKAAAAFAEQGVKFLEAPVSGSVGPAKDGTLVILVGGDEAAYEVHKPMFDVLGKASFHFGENGQGANAKLAINLMLGVFLQGLSEALVLGSKAGLDRATLLNAIAQTAVAAPIVLGKTPSILADEFPAAFALKHMEKDFGLALDVAKKSEAALPATSASHQTYVAAKANGLGDHDLMAILSQLERLSGLK
- a CDS encoding DUF881 domain-containing protein; translation: MNFRNSDRQPKPTHDMESLQEALANLPRSQPRAGLKQELLTRVLAEARQEETVVRKRQLRFALPSLRLTCTLAGATLAVLLVWKLMPSSPNGQLLADNEETLSGFNATQQMAQEIALKKGDSSDRLLRQTIPHLNGQFIGEGVEIVLNDKQALLVRKGATQSEIESNYDLHRLVQEIYTGGGQIVEINGILVKPYTEIITRGTLTAVSERRIQSPFTIKVIGDSSKLYETLNQSSSVLMSLKDEKEMEVSLEQTHLVSIDMNHN
- a CDS encoding RNA polymerase sigma factor; the protein is MLEPEDRSRELEDLFHDLYDRYFLDVYHFVSYSISRKQDAEDLTQEVFVKAYRGLANFRGDSEMRTWLFAIARNTIRNWIVRKKPLPSTEDEYLWQLPETGDSPSDVLEEKEAMRKLQQALDQIKDSYRTVIVLRGIQGFSVKETADIMGCSETSVKVTHFRALRKLRSLLASDPSFPIHLHPLPSKEVGT